The proteins below come from a single Psychrobacter sp. PL19 genomic window:
- the ettA gene encoding energy-dependent translational throttle protein EttA produces the protein MAQYIYTMNNVSKLVPPKREILKNINLSFFPGAKIGVLGINGSGKSTLLRIMAGVDTEFSGEARAQTGTKIGYLPQEPQLDDSKDVRGNVEDGMREALDALSRLDAIYGEYADPDADFDKLAEEQGKMEDIIQTWDAHNLSTQLEKAADALRLPPWDADVSRLSGGEKRRVALCRLLLSRPDMLLLDEPTNHLDAESVAWLEQFLQNYSGTIVAITHDRYFLDNVAQWILELDRGHGYPYEGNYTQWLEQKNTRLEQQNKQEESFAKALKKELDWIRKNQKGQQAKSKSRVQRFEELNSQEFQKRNETSEIYIPPGPRLGNKVIEVNDISKSFGDRLLYENLSFNVPAGAIVGIIGPNGAGKTTLFNMITERDKPDVGDVDLGESVSVAYVGQVRDNLDDDKTVWEEISDGLDIITVGEYTTPSRAYIGRFNFKGADQQKRVGQLSGGERNRLQLAKTLKQGANVLLLDEPSNDLDIETLRALEDAIQVFPGTVMVVSHDRWFLDRIATHILAFEEEGPIWFDGNYSEFETYRKKQLGADSGPKRMKYKKITK, from the coding sequence ATGGCTCAATATATTTACACGATGAACAACGTGTCAAAACTTGTTCCGCCTAAGCGTGAGATTTTAAAAAATATCAATCTGTCCTTTTTCCCTGGCGCTAAAATTGGCGTATTGGGTATCAATGGTTCGGGTAAATCGACCTTGCTACGCATTATGGCTGGTGTTGACACTGAATTTAGTGGCGAGGCGCGGGCCCAAACTGGCACTAAAATCGGTTATTTACCACAAGAGCCACAGCTCGACGATAGCAAAGATGTGCGCGGTAATGTCGAAGACGGTATGCGTGAAGCCTTAGATGCGCTATCGCGCTTGGATGCTATTTACGGTGAGTATGCGGACCCTGATGCAGACTTTGATAAGCTTGCCGAAGAACAAGGCAAAATGGAAGATATCATCCAAACGTGGGATGCCCATAATCTAAGCACGCAGTTAGAAAAAGCGGCCGATGCGCTACGCCTGCCACCATGGGATGCTGATGTCAGTAGACTGTCTGGCGGTGAAAAACGCCGTGTGGCATTATGCCGTCTGCTATTGTCTCGCCCTGACATGTTACTCCTCGACGAACCAACCAACCATTTGGACGCCGAATCTGTTGCATGGCTTGAGCAATTTTTGCAGAACTACAGCGGCACCATCGTGGCCATTACCCATGATCGTTATTTCTTGGATAATGTGGCACAGTGGATTTTGGAGCTTGACCGTGGCCATGGTTATCCGTATGAAGGCAACTATACCCAGTGGCTCGAACAAAAAAACACCCGTCTAGAGCAGCAGAATAAACAAGAAGAATCGTTTGCCAAAGCTTTGAAAAAAGAGCTTGATTGGATTCGTAAAAACCAAAAAGGCCAACAAGCCAAATCTAAATCTCGCGTGCAGCGCTTTGAAGAGTTAAACTCGCAAGAGTTCCAAAAACGTAACGAAACCTCTGAGATTTATATTCCGCCCGGTCCACGTCTCGGGAACAAAGTTATTGAAGTAAACGATATCTCCAAATCATTTGGCGACCGTTTGCTGTATGAAAACCTAAGCTTTAATGTGCCAGCGGGTGCCATTGTTGGTATTATTGGTCCGAATGGTGCCGGTAAAACCACGCTATTTAACATGATTACCGAGCGCGATAAGCCAGACGTCGGCGACGTTGATTTGGGCGAAAGTGTCAGCGTTGCTTATGTCGGTCAGGTTCGCGATAATTTAGACGATGACAAAACCGTATGGGAAGAAATTTCTGACGGTCTTGATATCATTACTGTTGGCGAATACACCACCCCAAGTCGCGCCTATATCGGCCGCTTTAACTTTAAAGGTGCAGACCAACAAAAACGTGTCGGTCAACTATCCGGTGGTGAGCGCAACCGTCTGCAATTAGCAAAAACGCTAAAGCAGGGTGCGAACGTACTACTCCTTGATGAACCATCAAACGATTTGGACATTGAGACTTTACGTGCGCTAGAAGATGCGATCCAAGTCTTTCCTGGTACGGTAATGGTAGTGTCGCATGATCGTTGGTTCCTTGACCGTATTGCTACCCATATCTTAGCATTTGAAGAAGAAGGCCCAATTTGGTTCGACGGTAACTACTCTGAGTTTGAGACTTATCGTAAAAAACAACTGGGTGCTGACTCTGGTCCTAAGCGTATGAAGTATAAGAAAATCACTAAATAG
- a CDS encoding flavin reductase family protein: protein MPSGYRPEIIQRSFIDFIGSQLHPFRSLSVPKLRLIARRALGDDLIALQFEPNRAFKKQAVELRGGWHGGQHINLSVVIDGIYHQRSYSLVGLPQQPIWLSNTSNDSAASNGYDKNNQRHTVTIAIKPQGLISNYLTQHLPLGTVLASSVPNGDFTLEQARLTKPVSSSVKESSFEKRPPLLFIAGGSGITPMLGLITEALQYGHKVTLLYYNRASLLESPFQNHWQHLAAKYPLFSYYCVNTEDPSTYLAGTRHLNASSLLALDLPLADTVIFACGSQALLAGLYRAATEITLPNVHSLTAQPSLRDNIIIERFGNAVSDPDIDQVYDTTADIEERTVYLRGRQQQFNTSDKLLMGAEDAGIRLTYGCRQGICQLCRCNKVSGVVKNIQTGKISSDGYESIQTCVNVAMTDVVLDI from the coding sequence ATGCCCAGTGGCTATCGTCCTGAAATTATTCAACGTTCTTTTATTGATTTTATTGGGTCACAGCTGCATCCGTTTCGGTCACTGTCAGTGCCCAAGCTACGACTGATTGCCCGCCGCGCGCTAGGTGATGACTTGATAGCCTTACAATTTGAACCTAACCGCGCTTTCAAAAAGCAGGCAGTTGAGTTACGTGGGGGCTGGCATGGTGGTCAACATATTAATCTAAGCGTTGTTATTGACGGTATTTATCATCAGCGCAGTTACTCGTTGGTAGGCTTGCCACAACAGCCCATTTGGTTGAGCAACACTTCTAATGATTCTGCTGCAAGTAATGGATATGACAAAAATAACCAACGTCATACCGTCACTATTGCGATTAAGCCCCAAGGTTTGATTTCTAATTATTTGACCCAGCACCTGCCGCTTGGCACAGTATTGGCGAGTAGTGTACCGAATGGTGACTTTACCTTAGAACAGGCTAGGTTAACCAAGCCGGTCAGCTCATCGGTGAAAGAATCGAGTTTTGAAAAGCGACCACCGCTTTTATTTATCGCGGGTGGTAGTGGCATTACGCCGATGTTAGGTTTGATTACCGAAGCCTTGCAATATGGGCACAAGGTAACCTTGCTATACTATAATCGTGCGTCGCTATTAGAAAGCCCCTTTCAAAACCACTGGCAGCACTTGGCCGCTAAATATCCACTGTTCAGCTATTATTGTGTGAACACTGAAGACCCCAGCACTTATTTGGCGGGTACACGGCATTTAAACGCATCGAGCTTATTGGCCCTAGATCTGCCACTGGCTGATACGGTGATATTTGCCTGTGGCTCGCAAGCATTACTAGCAGGATTGTACCGCGCTGCTACAGAGATTACGCTACCAAATGTCCACTCATTAACTGCTCAACCATCACTACGCGACAATATTATCATCGAGCGTTTTGGCAATGCGGTATCTGATCCTGATATAGATCAAGTTTACGATACAACAGCAGACATAGAAGAGCGAACGGTCTATTTACGGGGACGACAACAACAATTCAATACCAGTGACAAGTTGCTAATGGGTGCCGAGGACGCCGGTATTCGTCTGACCTATGGCTGCCGACAAGGCATCTGCCAATTATGCCGCTGCAATAAAGTGAGCGGTGTAGTCAAAAATATCCAAACAGGAAAAATAAGCAGTGATGGCTACGAATCTATCCAAACCTGTGTCAATGTGGCCATGACTGACGTAGTGCTTGATATATAG
- a CDS encoding fatty acid desaturase family protein, whose product MRLLPPISTAQSAVPILTVPTDAQLAAQSRLLLTPSTTHSVHDDVALDNSVALDNSAALNKDQRDINSTAAQFQNTQSQNSQSQAAPYPTLTGAPLPKAQTEALAEELNTLYQGVMGSLGADEARYIQRVYATVVYSELVARGLLAVAGRLPSRRQKVGTWLLGTSLLSFSKILNNMELGHNVMHGQYDWMQHPHLNSQKFDWDIICPAPLWQHSHNYLHHTFTNIVGRDHDVGYHLIRVTDEQPWTPSDRYNLFKTAVLALGFEWAVAFHDIQISDVEYADSPQLMDIMQQKTHALLAKITRQVSKDYIALPTIAGLALGRGSAMTTLSGNITANITRNLWTWAVIFCGHFTEQAHIYTHLDPDESKGDWYVRQILGSSNIQGNKLFHILTGNLSHQIEHHIFPDMPSSHYARIAPQVRAICHKYDLAYNTGRFGTQFKQVLKRIHHFSKPSAKEWDAYNLSVASSDVDSSSDADSLSAAKKTKSDKQTTGGLRRFLPEIVRQTLAYL is encoded by the coding sequence ATGCGCTTATTACCGCCTATATCCACCGCACAATCTGCTGTACCTATACTTACTGTGCCAACCGATGCCCAGTTAGCGGCCCAAAGTCGTCTGCTATTGACGCCGTCAACTACTCATTCTGTTCACGATGATGTAGCACTTGATAACAGTGTAGCACTTGATAACAGTGCAGCACTCAATAAAGACCAACGTGATATTAATAGCACTGCTGCCCAATTCCAAAATACTCAGTCCCAAAATTCTCAGTCTCAAGCGGCGCCCTACCCAACGTTGACAGGTGCGCCGTTACCAAAAGCGCAGACCGAAGCGCTCGCTGAAGAGTTGAATACGCTCTATCAAGGTGTAATGGGCTCACTAGGCGCCGATGAAGCACGATACATTCAACGCGTGTATGCGACGGTAGTCTATAGCGAACTAGTGGCGCGTGGCCTACTGGCTGTAGCTGGACGACTGCCATCACGGCGGCAAAAAGTAGGGACCTGGCTACTCGGCACTTCCCTATTGAGCTTTAGCAAAATATTAAACAATATGGAGCTTGGCCATAATGTCATGCACGGACAATATGACTGGATGCAACATCCCCACCTTAATAGTCAAAAATTTGATTGGGATATCATCTGTCCTGCACCGCTGTGGCAACACTCGCATAACTATCTGCATCACACCTTTACCAACATCGTTGGCCGTGATCATGATGTAGGCTACCACTTGATTCGGGTTACCGATGAGCAGCCTTGGACGCCAAGCGATCGTTATAACTTATTTAAGACTGCGGTATTGGCTTTAGGCTTTGAATGGGCAGTCGCGTTCCATGATATCCAAATCAGCGATGTAGAATACGCGGACTCGCCGCAATTGATGGATATCATGCAACAAAAAACCCACGCGTTATTAGCTAAAATTACACGGCAAGTGAGTAAGGACTATATTGCTCTGCCTACGATAGCCGGGCTAGCATTAGGTCGTGGTAGCGCCATGACGACATTGAGCGGTAATATCACTGCTAATATTACTCGCAACCTGTGGACTTGGGCAGTAATATTTTGTGGACACTTTACTGAACAAGCTCATATTTACACTCATCTTGATCCTGATGAGAGTAAAGGTGACTGGTATGTGCGCCAGATACTTGGCTCTAGCAACATCCAAGGCAACAAGCTGTTCCATATTTTGACCGGTAATTTGTCACATCAGATAGAACATCATATTTTCCCTGATATGCCCTCTAGCCACTATGCCCGTATTGCACCGCAGGTACGAGCCATATGTCACAAATATGACTTGGCTTATAACACTGGGCGCTTTGGTACTCAATTTAAACAAGTACTGAAACGCATTCACCACTTTAGTAAGCCCAGCGCAAAAGAATGGGACGCCTACAATCTATCAGTGGCTAGTAGTGATGTTGACTCTAGTAGTGATGCTGACTCGTTGTCAGCTGCTAAGAAGACTAAGTCCGATAAGCAAACGACAGGTGGCTTGCGTAGATTTCTACCTGAAATCGTTCGCCAAACGTTAGCTTATTTATAA
- a CDS encoding GNAT family N-acetyltransferase: MSQETPKQELDITHNQDAERFEVAIDGQIGYISYQERGDTLIYDHTIVPQALGGRGVGSALVKHALDYAREHNKKVVPQCSFVSSYINQHPDYQDLV, from the coding sequence ATGAGTCAAGAAACCCCTAAGCAAGAGCTAGATATTACCCATAACCAAGACGCTGAACGCTTCGAAGTTGCAATCGATGGTCAAATCGGCTATATCAGTTATCAAGAGCGTGGTGATACGTTAATCTATGATCATACTATCGTACCCCAAGCGTTAGGTGGTCGCGGTGTCGGTTCAGCATTAGTTAAGCATGCTCTAGATTATGCGCGCGAACATAACAAAAAAGTTGTTCCACAATGTTCATTTGTCTCATCATATATTAATCAGCATCCTGACTATCAAGATTTAGTCTAG
- a CDS encoding 4a-hydroxytetrahydrobiopterin dehydratase codes for MSSLSDRQVNLQLEELPGWQRDGHSIVKTYHFSDFIEAISFMNQAAFHAEALEHHPEWRNTYNVVEVRLTTHDTGGITSLDIRLAKRMEHIIQPKRL; via the coding sequence ATGAGCAGTTTATCTGATAGACAAGTCAATTTGCAGCTAGAAGAGCTGCCGGGCTGGCAACGCGATGGCCATAGTATCGTTAAAACTTATCATTTTAGTGATTTTATTGAAGCTATCAGCTTTATGAATCAAGCAGCATTTCATGCCGAAGCGCTCGAACATCACCCTGAATGGCGTAATACTTATAACGTCGTTGAGGTGCGTTTAACGACTCATGATACGGGTGGTATTACCAGCCTTGATATTCGCCTAGCAAAACGCATGGAACACATTATTCAACCGAAACGCTTGTAA
- a CDS encoding DUF1328 domain-containing protein, producing the protein MFRWAIIFAVIALLASLLGFGGVAGLSSNLAYIFLVVAVILFIVAFIGRKT; encoded by the coding sequence ATGTTTCGCTGGGCTATCATTTTTGCAGTCATCGCACTGTTAGCAAGTTTACTAGGATTTGGCGGTGTTGCTGGACTATCGTCTAATTTGGCGTATATTTTCCTAGTAGTCGCAGTAATTCTATTTATTGTCGCATTTATCGGCCGTAAGACCTAA
- a CDS encoding saccharopine dehydrogenase family protein has product MDTTTDTATNINKSDNTKTATDEKRHYAIILYGATSFVGQITAHYLTQFLSSPAAKAAKDSATVTWAIAGRDEDKLKKLQSELSGADANNPDSDSDSDSSNKVDIIIADSTDDASLNEMTQQTQVIISTVGPYLKYGESLIKACATNGTDYVDLTGEAIFIKDMLDKYQDTAKKSGARIVNSCGFDSIPSDLGVYFTQQQAQAQFDKPCDVIHMRVKAAKGGLSGGTIASMATIFEEVGTDKARRGQLANPYLLNDDKDAPSVRQDNVGKPEYDIEHDRWLAPFVMAVINTRIVHRSNQLLGYEYGREFKYDEAMWMQDGIKGQLMSYGMSVGLLGFATAMTFKPSREFLSKHVLPKSGSGPSKSEQENGFFDIRFFGETSKKDTINTKVTGDKDPGYGSTSRMLAQSALCLAQDISKDEVTGGFWTPSVAMGDQLLTRLEDHAGLCFEVVDDLSSN; this is encoded by the coding sequence ATGGACACCACGACCGATACAGCGACCAATATTAATAAATCAGATAATACAAAAACAGCCACCGATGAAAAGCGTCACTATGCGATCATTTTGTACGGAGCTACTAGCTTTGTTGGGCAAATTACTGCCCACTACCTAACGCAATTTTTATCTAGCCCAGCGGCTAAAGCGGCTAAAGATAGCGCAACTGTCACATGGGCGATAGCAGGACGTGATGAAGACAAGCTTAAAAAGCTACAGTCTGAGCTTAGTGGCGCTGATGCTAATAACCCTGATTCTGATTCTGATTCTGATTCTAGCAATAAAGTTGATATTATAATTGCTGACAGCACCGATGACGCCAGCCTCAATGAGATGACCCAACAGACCCAAGTCATCATTTCAACGGTAGGCCCTTATCTTAAATATGGTGAATCCCTGATTAAAGCGTGTGCTACTAATGGTACAGACTATGTTGATCTCACAGGCGAAGCGATCTTTATCAAAGACATGCTGGATAAATACCAAGATACGGCTAAGAAAAGCGGCGCTCGTATCGTCAACTCATGTGGCTTTGATTCTATTCCTTCAGATTTAGGTGTTTACTTTACCCAACAGCAAGCCCAAGCCCAATTCGATAAACCCTGTGATGTCATTCATATGCGCGTAAAAGCGGCCAAAGGTGGCTTATCCGGTGGTACCATTGCGTCGATGGCCACTATCTTTGAGGAAGTAGGGACCGATAAAGCACGTCGTGGCCAACTGGCCAATCCCTATCTACTCAATGACGATAAAGATGCGCCTAGCGTACGCCAAGACAATGTTGGTAAGCCTGAATACGATATTGAACATGACCGCTGGCTAGCTCCCTTTGTAATGGCAGTGATTAACACGCGCATCGTCCATCGTAGTAACCAATTGCTCGGTTATGAATATGGGCGCGAGTTTAAATATGATGAAGCGATGTGGATGCAGGATGGCATTAAAGGTCAGCTGATGAGCTATGGTATGAGTGTGGGACTATTAGGTTTCGCCACGGCTATGACTTTTAAGCCCAGTCGCGAGTTTCTATCAAAGCACGTTCTACCCAAATCAGGCTCTGGTCCTTCTAAATCCGAACAAGAAAATGGTTTTTTTGATATTCGCTTCTTTGGTGAAACCTCTAAAAAAGATACTATTAACACTAAAGTCACTGGTGACAAAGATCCAGGCTACGGCAGTACCTCGCGTATGCTGGCACAGTCCGCATTATGTCTTGCGCAGGATATTAGTAAAGACGAAGTCACAGGTGGCTTTTGGACGCCATCGGTCGCTATGGGTGATCAGCTGCTAACGCGGTTGGAAGACCATGCCGGACTTTGTTTTGAAGTGGTTGATGACCTTAGCTCTAATTAA
- a CDS encoding DUF2058 domain-containing protein → MAKNALQAQLLKAGLVDSKKAKQLSKQSQHAKRTGDSSDIEAKKSVADAQAKKMEKDQKLNQEKQQILEQKMLTANIVQMIKQHQITDTAGEVSYQFVDDSKVKKINITQKLYEQIVAGHVVIARLEENQVLNYALLPRPLADRINTKLEGFMVVSNDKPDIELETDDPYAAYVIPDDLMW, encoded by the coding sequence ATGGCCAAAAACGCCCTACAGGCTCAACTTTTAAAAGCTGGACTGGTTGATAGCAAAAAAGCCAAGCAATTAAGCAAACAGTCTCAACATGCCAAGCGTACTGGCGATTCGTCAGATATTGAAGCAAAAAAATCTGTGGCAGATGCTCAAGCAAAAAAAATGGAAAAAGATCAAAAGCTTAATCAAGAAAAACAACAAATTTTAGAACAAAAAATGCTGACAGCTAATATTGTTCAAATGATTAAGCAGCATCAGATTACTGATACAGCTGGTGAAGTCAGCTATCAGTTTGTTGATGACTCTAAAGTGAAAAAAATTAATATTACCCAAAAATTATATGAGCAAATAGTGGCCGGTCATGTGGTTATTGCACGATTGGAAGAAAACCAAGTATTAAACTATGCCCTGCTCCCTCGTCCATTGGCGGATCGTATAAATACGAAATTAGAAGGCTTTATGGTGGTATCTAACGATAAGCCAGATATTGAGCTAGAAACTGACGACCCTTATGCAGCCTATGTGATCCCAGACGATTTAATGTGGTAG
- a CDS encoding Tex family protein, producing MSSIDTLTSSQAPTNAQGLDATTHANIHDKLARALGIKTAQVNAFVKLYDEGATVPFIARYRKEKTQDLDDAQLRALEKSLNYERDMATRRLKIVELLSTQGNLTDELQARIDNATSKLELEDIYLPYRPRRRSPAAKARAAGLDNAAQAVLTQEVTPTEALAGYQTPTSITDDSGNDIEVDFSDLDKQLAGVQAIIVDEWTQALDLLDNLRNGFAKTASIVSAVASDEKREVGEKFKDYFEHSEGLARLPNHRLLAMLRGRQENVLGLKIEGEDAPFIDKIVKHFDIDTKAPDARREFLTEAASSLWKDKWRPHIEHRLLTEKRLTAESDAIDVFANNLQHLLMSAPAGRKVILGVDPGIRHGVKMAIIDAQGHVMLNDADQPVIATVYPFAPDNKMAEAKTVIDKLLSTYHVDLVAIGNGTASRETDAMVKEILAANDKLQAKAVIVNESGASVYSASELASDELANMDVSVRGAVSIARRLQDPLSELVKVDPKAIGVGQYQHDVNQTQLADSLDKVTQDSVNAVGVDVNTASPAILAHIAGLNRNVAQQIVTYRKEHGAFASREALKDVPRLGVKTFEQAAGFLRVYDGSNPLDATGVHPESYALVDSLVALSGKGLAEILGNDGVLNTIDTATLAANDDNISVKAIMEELAKPARDPRPEFKTANFRDDVNSIKDLTEGMTLEGVVTNVTAFGCFVDVGVHQDGLVHISQMANDFVADPMNRVKPGDIISVRVIAIDEKRGRIGFSMKPEVAKPTRTANKPAAASNGSNDSNVSSDDKASRPRSTRPDANKRPSAPRGKRPDRSGDNKSDKGNAGATTNTRSSTPKAAKSEAPIKMGTLGALLKEAGVSKGKK from the coding sequence ATGAGTAGCATTGATACCTTAACGTCATCTCAGGCCCCGACAAATGCACAGGGGTTGGATGCAACCACACACGCGAATATTCACGACAAGCTTGCTCGCGCGCTTGGCATTAAGACTGCTCAAGTCAATGCGTTTGTGAAGCTGTACGATGAAGGGGCAACGGTCCCATTTATTGCGCGTTACCGGAAAGAAAAAACCCAAGACCTTGACGACGCACAGTTGCGCGCGCTAGAGAAGTCGCTCAACTATGAACGTGATATGGCAACCCGCCGACTCAAAATCGTAGAATTGCTGAGCACGCAAGGCAATTTAACAGACGAGTTGCAAGCCCGCATTGATAATGCGACTTCCAAGCTTGAGCTGGAAGATATTTACCTGCCATACCGTCCACGCCGTCGTTCACCAGCAGCTAAGGCCCGCGCGGCAGGTCTAGATAATGCAGCACAAGCGGTCTTGACCCAAGAAGTTACCCCGACAGAAGCATTAGCAGGCTATCAAACGCCCACTAGCATTACTGATGATAGTGGTAATGATATTGAAGTCGACTTTAGCGATTTAGACAAGCAACTGGCTGGCGTGCAAGCCATCATCGTCGATGAATGGACGCAAGCGTTGGATCTGCTAGACAATCTGCGTAACGGCTTTGCCAAAACGGCAAGTATCGTGTCGGCAGTAGCCAGTGACGAAAAGCGCGAAGTGGGCGAGAAATTTAAAGATTACTTTGAACATAGCGAAGGACTGGCGCGTTTGCCCAATCATCGCTTATTAGCCATGCTGCGTGGTCGTCAAGAAAATGTCCTAGGTCTGAAGATCGAAGGCGAAGATGCTCCATTCATTGACAAAATCGTTAAGCATTTCGATATTGATACCAAGGCTCCAGATGCCCGTCGTGAATTTTTGACTGAAGCGGCTAGTAGTTTATGGAAAGATAAGTGGCGCCCACATATTGAGCATCGTTTATTGACTGAAAAGCGTCTGACCGCTGAGTCTGATGCCATTGACGTGTTTGCCAATAACTTGCAGCACTTATTGATGTCAGCACCTGCTGGCCGTAAAGTTATTTTGGGTGTTGATCCTGGTATCCGTCATGGTGTGAAAATGGCTATTATTGATGCCCAAGGTCATGTCATGCTCAATGATGCTGACCAGCCAGTCATTGCTACCGTTTATCCTTTTGCACCTGATAATAAAATGGCTGAAGCTAAAACAGTTATTGATAAATTACTAAGCACTTATCACGTCGATTTAGTCGCTATCGGTAATGGTACCGCCAGCCGTGAAACGGATGCGATGGTTAAAGAAATTTTAGCCGCTAATGATAAACTACAAGCCAAAGCCGTTATCGTTAATGAGTCCGGCGCCTCGGTTTACTCAGCTAGTGAGCTGGCTAGTGATGAGCTGGCCAATATGGATGTCTCTGTACGCGGAGCGGTTTCTATCGCCCGCCGCCTACAAGATCCCTTATCAGAGCTGGTCAAGGTCGATCCAAAAGCTATTGGTGTGGGTCAGTATCAGCATGATGTCAACCAAACGCAATTGGCTGATAGCCTTGATAAAGTGACTCAAGATAGCGTGAACGCGGTTGGTGTTGATGTCAATACTGCCAGTCCTGCAATCTTGGCGCATATCGCGGGTCTTAATCGTAACGTTGCCCAGCAAATTGTTACCTATCGTAAAGAACATGGCGCCTTTGCTAGCCGTGAAGCTTTAAAAGATGTGCCACGCCTAGGGGTCAAAACCTTTGAGCAGGCCGCAGGTTTCTTACGGGTGTATGACGGCAGTAACCCACTCGATGCGACTGGTGTACATCCAGAAAGCTATGCGCTAGTGGATAGCTTAGTAGCCTTGTCTGGCAAAGGTCTGGCCGAAATACTCGGTAATGATGGTGTGCTCAATACCATTGATACTGCTACCCTTGCTGCCAATGATGACAATATCAGTGTCAAAGCTATTATGGAAGAGTTGGCTAAACCTGCACGTGATCCACGTCCTGAGTTTAAAACGGCTAATTTCCGTGATGACGTGAATAGCATTAAAGATTTGACTGAAGGCATGACCCTAGAGGGTGTCGTTACCAACGTGACGGCCTTTGGTTGCTTCGTTGATGTGGGTGTACATCAAGATGGTTTAGTACACATTTCACAGATGGCCAATGATTTCGTCGCTGACCCGATGAACCGTGTCAAACCAGGTGATATCATTTCTGTACGTGTGATTGCTATTGATGAAAAGCGTGGTCGTATTGGTTTTAGTATGAAACCAGAAGTCGCAAAACCGACGCGCACTGCTAATAAACCTGCTGCGGCAAGTAACGGTAGCAATGACAGCAATGTTAGTAGTGATGACAAAGCCAGTCGTCCACGTAGCACCCGTCCAGATGCCAATAAACGCCCGTCAGCACCGCGCGGCAAGCGTCCTGATAGAAGTGGTGACAACAAGAGTGATAAAGGCAACGCAGGCGCCACGACTAATACTCGTAGTAGTACGCCGAAGGCCGCCAAATCAGAAGCGCCTATCAAAATGGGTACTCTTGGAGCATTATTAAAAGAAGCTGGCGTGTCTAAAGGCAAGAAGTAA
- the ompR gene encoding osmolarity response regulator transcription factor OmpR, with protein MTDNKSPDTLTQRILVVDDDARLRSLLQRFLEDDGFVVRTAHDGSQMDKLMQRELFSLVVLDLMLPGEDGISICKRLREDNSDIPIIMLTAKGGDADRIAGLEAGADDYLPKPFNPKELLARIKAVLRRQNRELPGAPSYQLEVVEFGPWTLDLSTRTLKRDGTVVTLTTGEFSVLKALVQHPREPLTRDKLMNLARGREWGAMERSIDVQVSRLRRLIEDNPSQARYIQTVWGVGYVFVPDEAEPEAPAATPV; from the coding sequence ATGACTGACAATAAAAGTCCCGACACCCTGACTCAGCGTATTTTAGTGGTCGACGATGATGCGCGTCTGCGCTCGTTGCTACAACGCTTTCTAGAAGATGATGGTTTTGTCGTCCGTACCGCTCATGATGGCAGTCAGATGGACAAATTGATGCAGCGCGAACTGTTCTCGCTAGTGGTCTTAGATCTAATGCTTCCGGGCGAGGATGGCATTAGCATCTGTAAACGTCTACGTGAAGATAACAGTGATATTCCAATTATCATGTTAACTGCAAAAGGCGGTGATGCTGACCGTATTGCTGGACTTGAAGCCGGCGCCGATGATTACTTACCCAAGCCTTTCAACCCAAAAGAGCTGTTAGCCCGTATCAAAGCGGTATTGCGTCGTCAAAATCGTGAGCTACCTGGTGCGCCAAGCTATCAGCTAGAAGTGGTTGAATTTGGACCGTGGACGCTTGATTTATCTACCCGTACGCTAAAACGCGATGGTACGGTAGTGACCTTGACCACTGGCGAGTTTTCAGTACTAAAAGCCTTAGTACAGCACCCACGCGAGCCATTAACGCGCGACAAGCTGATGAACCTTGCCCGTGGCCGTGAATGGGGCGCGATGGAACGTTCTATCGATGTACAAGTCTCACGTCTACGTCGTCTGATTGAGGATAATCCCTCACAAGCGCGTTATATCCAAACCGTATGGGGCGTCGGCTATGTGTTTGTGCCTGACGAAGCAGAACCAGAAGCTCCTGCTGCAACGCCTGTTTAG